In the Mauremys mutica isolate MM-2020 ecotype Southern chromosome 13, ASM2049712v1, whole genome shotgun sequence genome, one interval contains:
- the LOC123347789 gene encoding ribonuclease-like, translated as MDIALASEQPCFPPFKEFLWRHWDYPKTKFPDPYSYCDLMMWKRGLYGKPKHIFIHEPIQKIINVCRGEGIPLGGGWYLSKRCFFITKCKFNHKFKCYTGSEWFKPIIIKCICGFPVDIECMKGPICP; from the coding sequence ATGGACATAGCCCTGGCCAGCGAGCAGCCATGTTTCCCGCCATTCAAAGAATTCCTGTGGAGGCACTGGGACTATCCAAAGACTAAATTCCCTGACCCTTACTCCTACTGCGACCTGATGATGTGGAAGCGGGGACTATATGGGAAGCCAAAGCACATCTTCATCCATGAACCCATTCAGAAGATCATAAACGTCTGCCGTGGGGAAGGGATACCCCTCGGGGGTGGCTGGTATCTGAGCAAACGTTGTTTCTTCATCACCAAGTGCAAATTTAACCACAAGTTTAAGTGTTACACCGGGTCAGAGTGGTTTAAGCCAATTATCATCAAATGCATATGTGGGTTCCCTGTAGATATTGAGTGTATGAAAGGCCCAATCTGTCCCTAG